A single genomic interval of Lynx canadensis isolate LIC74 chromosome A2, mLynCan4.pri.v2, whole genome shotgun sequence harbors:
- the TMEM213 gene encoding transmembrane protein 213 encodes MKHLTPAPRATLALSLVFASFHLACLAEARNSINTTLTTHHPDPGTLEQCPNVDFCPQAARCCHTGVDEYGWIAAAVGWSLWFLTLILLCVDKLMKLTPEEPKDLQA; translated from the exons ATGAAGCACCTCACCCCTGCACCCCGGGCCACTCTGGCCCTCAGCCTGGTCTTTGCCTCCTTCCACTTGGCTTGCTTGGCAG AAGCAAGGAACAGCATCAACACAACCTTGACCACCCACCACCCAGACCCCGGAACCCTGGAGCAGTGTCCCA aTGTGGACTTCTGCCCGCAGGCAGCCCGGTGCTGCCACACCGGAGTGGATGAATACGGCTGGATCGCGGCCGCGGTTGGCTGGAGCCTGTGGTTCCTCACCCTCATCCTGCTCTGTGTGGATAAACTGATGAAGCTCACTCCGGAGGAGCCCAAGGATTTGCAAGCATGA